The Prochlorococcus sp. MIT 0801 genomic sequence GATTTCATATGAAAAGAAAACCTCTCAAAATTTCAATTATTGTTTTGATAATTGGAGTCAGCTAGTTTATGATTTCTGCAACGAAATAGTTAAAAAACCTGTCTTACTAATAGGAAATTCAATTGGGGGAGTTATTGCATTAAATACATCGAAAAAATTATCTCGAAAATGCTTAGGGGTAATATTAATTGATTGTGCTCAAAGGACAATGGATGATAAGCGCTTAGCTGAGCAATCATTATTAATGAGATTTTTTAGACCAGTGATTAAAACTTTTGTAAGACAAAGACTTTTAAGTTCCAACATTTTTAAAAATGCAGCAAATCCAACTTTTATTGAAAAAATTTTAAAAGTAGCTTATCCAAGTGGAAATAATGTTGATGAAGAGTTAATAGATTTACTTTTTCAACCAACCCAAAGAAAAGGAGCTCCTGAGGCTTTTCGAGGATTTATCAACTTATTTGATGATTATCTCGCTCCAGATTTACTAAAGAAATTGGATAATCCAGTACATTTAATCTGGGGTGAAAAAGATCCTTGGGAACCTGTTAAAGAAGCTCAAAAATGGTTTGAAACTTTTGAATGTATAAAAAGTTTAGATGTTATTCCTGAAGCGGGGCATTGTCCTCATGATGAGAAGCCAGAAAAAGTTAACCCTATTCTTACAAGAATAATTCAGGACGCCATATAAGCTTCAACTGATTCTCCAGTTTTTCGTAAGCCTCTCAAACCGTCTCTTTCTAAATTTCTGACTCTATCTCTACTAATACCCAAGACTCGACCAATACCTGTGAGACTCATTGGATCATCACCATCTATACCATATCTCATTCTTAAAACACGGTTTTGCAATTCCGGTAGTTGTTCAAGAAGTGTTTCCAAGTCACCTTTCATGCAGTCACTTTCTATTTGTTCGGAGGGCATATCAATTTCGTTAGACAATAAGTCCAATAAAATAGTGTCTTCACCATCGCCAATTTTGGTTTCCAAGCTAACCGGCTGACCAGCTCTACTCATTAAATCTTTAACGTCACTTTCCGGTAACTCAACGTATTCAGATAATTCTTTCAAGGTTGGAGTTCTTGAAAGTTCTTGACTTAATTCACGTTGACCTTTTTTCAACTTGTTTAGCATTTCAGTTATATGAATAGGGAGTCTTATGGATCTACTCTTTTCAGCAATTGCACGTGTGATGCCTTGACGTATCCACCAGTAGGCATAGGTAGAAAACTTGTATCCACGAGTGGGATCAAATTTCTCAACTCCCCGAACCAAACCAATAGTTCCTTCTTGAATTAAATCAAGTAATTCCATATTTCTTTTTGTATATTTCTTAGCAACACTTACTACCAAACGAAGATTGGCTGCAACCATTCTCTCTTTTGCTCTTCTCCCACTCTTCAACTTCTTTTTTAATTGAATTGGAGAAATTCCTGCCTTATCAGCGAAAAAGTTGATATCTGGCTTTTCCCCCAAATCACTCTCAAGTTCGGTCTCAAGATTTTCAAGTACAACAAGATCTTGAACTTGTCTTCCTAATGTGATTTCCTGCTCGTGTGACAACAAAGGAACTCTTCCAATATCTCTTAAGTAAGAACGAACTAAGTCAATGTCCGATAAGGATCTTGCGGAAGCAGCGGAAGATGAATTCTTAGTCTTAGTAACCTCTACTGCCGTTGTCATAGGTTTGTTGAGTTTTGTAAAGCTTACTACTAAGAATTGTAAAGATCAAATAAGAATAGCTCGGCTTCCCACACTTTGAGTAAAAACACTCATTCAGCTTCTACCCCAATCTCCCTAAGAGCCAAGAAGCTGTTTTCAAATAAATAAGAACTCCTGCAACATCTGTGGCAGTAGTAATAAATGGTGCAGACATTAAAGCGGGGTCTAAGCCCATACGATCAAAAAGCAAAGGTAATGATGCCCCTGCAGTGGCAGCAAGAGTTGTAATAGCAATCAAGCTTATTCCTACAGCAGTTGCGACCAAAGGTCCCTGTCCTTGCCACCAAGCAAAAGGTACAACAAAAACAGCCATCAAAACTCCCAACAAGGCTCCTGCCAAAGTTTCTTTTGCAATAGCCCTAAACAGACCAAGTCGTTGTATTCGTTGAGTACTCAAACCGCGTATAACAACCGTTGAGCTTTGAGCCCCAACATTCCCTCCTGCGCCAATCAATAAAGGAATGAAAGCAGTCAATAAAACCACTTGCTTTAAAACCTCGTCATTCATAGCAATCACTTGAGTTGTTAATCCATTTGCTAATACCAAAACGGCAAGCCAGACAATACGTCTTCTGGCTACAACGAATAAATTGCTTTGGAAGTAATCATCTTCATCTCCAGCTTGAACCGCTCCAGCTGCATAAATATCCCTAGTAGCTTCTTGCTCAATGACATCAATCACATCATCAACAGTGACAATGCCCACTAGTCTTTTCTCAAGATCAACAACCGGTAAAGCTAAAAAATCATATCTTTGAATTGCTCTTGCAACCTCTTCTTGATCAGTATCGGTTCTGACATTGACAACCTCTCTGGTCATCACTTCTCCAATAAGTGATTCAGGATCGGCAACTACTAAATCCCTTAAAGATAAAATTCCAGTCAAATGCCTCTCTTTATCAGTCACATAAAGGCTGTAAATGGTTTCTGAAAAAGTAGCTCTTTGTCTGACTAGTTTTAAAGCTTGTGAAACACTAAGAAATTCTTTGAGATCTATAAATTCTGTTGTCATTAATCTGCCAGCCGTTTCAGACTCATATCCCAACAGCTGAGCAGTTACTCTTCTTTCTTCGGGACTAAGCTCTGCAAGTAAACGCCTTACAACTTTTGCAGGTAACTCATCAAATAATCGGACACGATCATCGGGTGACATTTCTTCAACCAAATCAAGTACTTCGTTTGATCTCAAACGATCTAAAAGATTTTGTTGTACCAAAGGATCTAAGTATTCGTAAACCTCGATTGCTTCGTTTTTATTCAAAAGCCTAAAAGCCAAGGCTTGTAAAATCATCGGCAAAGTTCCAATAGCCTGAGCTATATCGACAGGCTGCACAGGGCTCAGAAGTAATTTGACGCCGTCGTAATTTCCCGCTGAAAGCATTGCCTCTAATTGCTGAGCAACTGCATCAGCGACCAAACTGCAATTAGCCAAAGCTTGAGTCTCACGAGATACACCTATTTCTTCGTTCATATTTGGAGCAGCAAGCGACTATTATTTTATGGCTAACTTCCTTTTTTTATTACTTCCATATCCATGTCCGTAAATATCAGCAAAGTGGAGGTTTTCTCTTTTAACAATCAGAAAATAACTTTTGATCATTACAAAGGAAATGTTTTATTGATTGTCAATGTCGCAAGCAAGTGCGGATTTACTAAGCAATATAAAGCCCTTCAACATCTTCAGGATAAATATGAATCCAAAGGCTTCAAAGTTTTAGGCTTTCCTTGCAATGACTTTGGGAACCAAGAGCCTGGGCAATTGGAAGAAATAAAAGACTTCTGTTCAACAACTTATGGAGTAAATTTCCAACTTTTCCAAAAAGTTCATGCCAGAGGCAAAACAACAGAACCATTTACTACCTTGAATCAATTAAGTCCAGCAGGAGACGTTGAGTGGAACTTTGAAAAATTTCTCATTAATAGTAAGGGAGATGCGGTCGAACGATTTAAAAGTTCAATAGAACCCGACAGTCTTGAAATTACTCAAGCAATAGAAAAATTACTCGATTAAGCATTTAATTTCTTAGCAAAGATGTGTCCTAAACCAATAGCCAAAACTCCCAACAATACAATTGATATCGAGTCAAGTAAAAACAATTGATAAAGGCCTTGATTTAATAATTTATACAAATAAAAAGACCAGCCACTAAAGGTAGTCATAGAGCCACAAAGTCCAACACAGAGAGTTAATTTATATCTCTTTAAAATATCTAATGAATTAAAAAAACCTAATAAAAAGCAACCAATTAAATTGACTATAAAAATTTCATCAATTTGCCATCGAAATACAGCTCCTAGAATGGCTCCTACAGATACTAAAAAAAATGTATTATTTTTAATATCTTTACCCCTCTATTGATTACCTAAGAAAAATCCAAATGCAACAGCAATGATTCCTATAGACGCAGAAATGATAAATAACTTTAAAGCTCTAAAAAATTCCAATTGCAAACATAAATCAAACAGATCATATATAAATGAAGAGAAAGTACTGAGGCTTCCAAAAAAACCAATTGAAAAGAATAAAACTAATTGGTGATAATAAGTAAAAGTTCTAAACTGCTCTAGAAGTGCAAGGAATAAACCAACACAAAATGAAGAAAAAGTATTTATTATTAGTATTAAATAATATTTACTGAAGTTTAATTTTACTAATTTATTATGAATTTTAAATCTAATATTAGCACCTAGAATTGCTCCAATAGAAACAAGAAAGATATCAGACATATATTATATTTCCACCCATCCTCTTCTGTAAAACAACTGATCATGATTATTACAAAAAACACTTACCAATAACCAATTTCTACTCTCATTACTTTCCCATACTTTAATAATTTTAACTGGTGTTCCTGCTCTAACTTTAGTTAAAGTAGATGAATTATTAGAGGCTGAAGTAAGCAGATTAAAATCTTTTAATGCAATTATTGGTGATCCAATATTATTTCTTCTATGCTGAATAATTGATTCTTGCGCACCCCCAGCAGGCAATGAAGTAGGGGCTACCAAACCAATACATAAAAGCCAAGTCCAGACAATAAAAGTACTAATTAAATTCATCAAATATCTAAAGTAGCTAGATCCAGATCAACACTATGAGTTTCAATAAATTCTCTTCTTGGTGCGACTTTATCACCCATTAAAATTGTAAATATCCGATCAGCTTCAAGAGCATCTTCAATCTCAACTCTTTTCATCATTCGAGTTGTTGGGTCCATAGTTGTTTCCCATAACTGTTTAGGCATCATTTCTCCTAAACCTTTAAATCGTTGGATTGTATAATTGGCTTTTTCTCCAAAACTTGCAAGAGTTTTTTGCATATCTGATTCGTTATAACAATATTTATGATTCTTTCCTCTTGTAACTTTATAGAGAGGAGGACAAGCAATATAAATATATCCACCTTCTACAAGATCCTTTTGATATCTATAAAAGAAAGTCAAAAGCAACGTTCTTATATGAGCACCATCTACATCAGCATCAGTCATGATTACAACTCTGTGATATCTGAGATTCTTAACTTCAAAATCCTCACCTTTTATTCCTAAACCAAGAGCAGTTATTAAAGATTGGATCTCAGTATTTCTATACATCTTCGCATCATCGGTTTTCTCAATATTTAGAATTTTTCCTCTCAAAGGTAAAATTGCTTGAAACTTTCGATCTCTTCCCTGCTTAGCCGATCCTCCAGCAGAATCTCCCTCAACTATGTAAATTTCTGATTCTGATGGGTCTCGTGAACTACAGTCAGCTAATTTCCCTGGCAAAGTAGAACTTTCTAAAACACTTTTCCTACGAACCAATTCTCTAGCTCTTCTTGCTGCCTCAGCAGCATTAAACGCTTGGATTGCTTTCTCTAAAATCAAGTCAATAACATTTGGGTTAAATTCTAAATATTGACTTAGAGAAGTACCTACCAAACTATCAACAATTCCTCGTACCTCAGTATTACCTAATTTAGTTTTTGTTTGACCTTCAAATTCTGGATCTGGAACTTTTACAGATAAAACAGCTGTTAAACCTTCTCGAATATTTTCTCCTGCTAAATTCGAATCTCCATCTTTTCTTTTACCTCTTTTCTTCGCAAACGAGTTTAACGTTCTAGTTAAAACTGTTTTCAAGCCCTCAATATGAGTTCCTCCATCTATGGTGCGAATATTATTAGCAAATCCAAGAATGCTATCTGAATAAGCATCAACGCACCATTGCATTGCTGCTTCTACTTGAACTCCATCTTTTTCTGAATTAACATAAATAATATCTGGATGTAATGAGTCTTTTGCTTTAGTCATATACTCTACATATTCTTTAATTCCACCTTCATAAAAATAAACTTCTTCATGTGGAGTTTGTGAAGAATCACTCGATTGCTTTCTCTCATCACGAAAAACGATACGAACCCCTCCGTTTAAATAAGCTAGCTCTCTTAGTCTCGATGATAAAATCCCATATTCAAACGATATTCCATCCGTAAAAATTTGATCATCAGGTTTAAAACAAACAGTAGTACCAGTTAAATTTGCATCTGATTTCGAGAGATTCTCAGACTTTAGACTCCCAATTGATGCGCCTCTTTCAAACCGCTGGAAATGAACTTGTTGTTGCCTCCTAACAGTTACTTCCACCCATTCACTTAAAGCATTTACAACAGATATTCCAACACCATGCAAACCTCCAGAAACCTTATAACCACCGCTTCCAAATTTGCCACCTGCATGCAAAACAGTTAGAACTGTCTCAAGAGCACTTTTACCAGTGCGAGGATGTAAGTCAGTTGGAATTCCCCGACCATTGTCTGAGACAGATGCTGAACCATCCTCACAAAGCAATATTGTTATTTGATCACAGTGACCAGCTAGTGCCTCGTCTACAGCATTATCAACCACTTCATACACAAGATGATGAAGTCCTTTAGACCCTGTTGAGCCTATATACATTCCAGGCCGCTTCCTTACAGGTTCCAAGCCTTCAAGAACTTGGATCTGCTCAGCACCATAAGCCTCTTGGACTTTTGAATCTTTACTCATTCTGATAAACGGATGCAGGCAAGGTTGTATTTGATACGAGCATTAGCCGAAACCTTTCCCCAAGTTTCAATTTAACATCGGTATCAAGGAAAGTCTTAGGAAAAATTTAAAACCAAATTAAACAATTTAATTTCATGCAATTACTGCTAATAAAACCCCTCAAAGGCAATCATGCAACCCAATAAACCTCTTGTCGTAGCTCTTATGGGCCCAACTGCAAGTGGTAAAACTGAACTTGCGATTGATATTGCAAAAAAAATCAATTCTAATATTCATAATATTGATTCTCGCCAAATCTATATCGATATGGATATTGGCACCGCAAAGCCAACAGCAGTTCAACAAAGCCAAGTAAACCATTTCCTTATTGATGTTTGCTTGCCATCTAAACCAATCAATCTTCATGACTTTCAATCCATAGCCCAAACATCCATTGAGAGAGATCTAGAAGAAAAGGGTATAACGTTACTTGTAGGAGGAAGTGGCTTATATCTTCAAGCCTTAATTGGAGGCCTTAATCCTCCAGCGGTACCTCCTCAAAAATTCTTAAGAGATCAACTTAACAAAATCGATAAAACCGAACGACACAAATTATTAAAGTTATGTGACCCTTTTTCAGGGCAGAGAATACATCCAGAAGACTCAATAAGAGTAATTCGTGCTCTTGAAGTTTTTTATGCAACAGGAAAAATGTTTTCGAAGGAAAGAAACATGAGGCCTCTACCTTGGAGAGTTTTGGAACTTGGATTAAATCCTGAAAATTTAATCAGTAGAATTCAACGTAGAACTGAAGAAATGTATAAAAAAGGGTTAATAGAAGAAACAAGAGATTTGATCAATAAATACGGAAATAATTTAGAGTTGCTTAAAACTATTGGATATGGTGAAGTAAGGTCTATGATTAATGGAAAGATTAATTATGAGGAGGCTTTAGAAATAACAATAAAACGAACTTGCCAATTAGCCAAAAGACAAAAAACTTGGTTTAGAAATAAGCATAATTCTAAATGGCTAAATGATGAAAATGCATTACCCGAAGCTTTAACTTCTATCTATGAGTTTCTAGGTTGATTAGATCATATATGCTTAGAATTGCTCCAAAAGGTTCTTTCCACGTTAATTAATTACTGAATGCCACCACGTCCCCGTTTTGATCGTCGCGCTCCAGAAAGGGAGTTGCCCAACATTAATGAAAGAATCAGCTATTCGAACTTGAGGGTTGTTGATTCAGATGGCACTCAACTTGGTGTCATCAGTCGAGATGAAGCTCTAGAGGTCGCGAAAGAGAGAGAATTAGATCTTGTTTTAGTAAGTGAGAAGGCTACTCCTCCTGTATGCCGAATAATGAATTATGGTAAATTTAAGTTTGAGCAAGAAAAAAAAGCAAAAGAAGCCAAGAAAAAATCACATCAAACGGAAGTTAAAGAAGTAAAAATGAGGTATAAAATTGACCAGCATGATTATCAAGTCCGTATTAGTCAGGCCACTAGATTCTTAAAGTCTGGAGATAAAGTAAAATGCACGGTTATATTTAGAGGCCGAGAAATTCAACATACTGCTCTAGCAGAAACACTTTTAAAAAGAATGGCCAAGGATTTGGAAGAAAAGGCTGAAGTACAACAATCGCCCAAAAGAGAGGGAAGAAATATGATCATGTTTTTGACTCCTCGTAAAACGCCTCTTCTGAAAAAAGAGACAGAGACAACTGAGCCCAAAAAAGCTATGAGAAAAATTAATTAAATAAACAAACTTGTCAATGGACAAACAATTAATTGTCACTTGTCATTCTATTTATTAGTGTAGCCACATTCACACTTGGCATATATAGCGCGTGAGATTCCATATACAACAGGAAAGTGAAATCCCTGCATCAAGTCAGTTATATAACCAAATTTGCTTTGCCATTGCAGCAAGGCATTATCCTCCTGGACACAGATTGCCTAGTACTAGGCAACTTGCTATGCAAACAGGTTTGCATAGAAATACCATCAGTAAAGTTTATCGACAATTAGAAACAGATGGAGTTGTCGAGGCTATCGCAGGCTCAGGTATCTATGCTCGAGATCAACAAAAGCAAAAAGATTTGAGAACTAACTCTCAATCAATCCGTAAAAAAGGAATAAAAGATATTGACCACGAGGTTCGTCAAAGTATTGATGAACTTTTAAATGCAGGATGCACTTTGCAGCAAACTAGAGAATTATTTACCCGAGAAATCGATTGGCGTTTGAGATGCGGAGCTCGTTTACTGGTTAGCACACCAAGAGAAGACATTGGAGCATCTCTGTTGATTGCCGAAGAGTTAGCACCACACCTCGAGGTTCCTGTTGAAGTAGTACCTATGGAAGAGCTGGAGAGTGTATTAGAAAGCTCTAGCAAAGGTACAGTTGTGACTAGTAGATATTTTTTACAACCTATTGAAGAAGTTGCCAAGCGACATCAAGTAAGAGCAATAGCTGTTGATTTAAGTGATTTCCAAAAAGAGTTAACTATATTAAAAAAACTACGATCCGGAAGTTGCGTTGGAATTGTAAGCATTAGTCCAGGAATTCTTAGAGCTGCGGAAGTGATTTTACATAGCATGCGCGGAAATGAAATTCTTTTAATGACAGCCAATCCAGATGTAGGAAGTCGTCTTATTGCACTTTTAAGAGCAGCAAATCATGTTATTTGCGATAGTCCAAGCCTTCCTCTTGTTGAGCATACACTCAGACAAAACAGATCACAATTAATGCGTTTGCCTCAAGTGCATTGTGCCCAGAAATATCTGAGTGTTTCTACTATTGAAGAGCTTCGAAAAGAGATTGGTGTTGTTGATTAAAAGAACTATTTATTAAATCAATGTTTCGATCAATAAGATCCGATTTCTCAATTATTAAAGAGCGAGATCCAGCCGCAAAAGGATTCCTAGAAATTATTCTTTGTTACCCAGGTTTCCAAGCTTTGATAATCCATAGAATTAGCCATCAATTATGGAAATCAAAACTTCCACTTATACCAAGAGTGCTGAGTCATATTTCAAGGATTTTCACAGGTGTAGAGATTCATCCAGGAGCAAAGATTGGGCGTGGAGTATTCATTGATCATGGCATGGGAGTTGTTATTGGTGAGACTAGTGAAATAGGTAGTCGCTGTCTTCTTTATCAAGGAGTAACTTTGGGAGGAACTGGTAAAGAAAGTGGCAAAAGGCATCCAACACTTGAGGATAATGTTGTTATTGGAGCCGGTGCCAAAGTACTTGGAGCTATTCACGTAGGAACTAACACAAGAATTGGAGCTGGCTCAGTGGTAGTTAAAAACGTAGAAGCCAACAGTACTGTTGTTGGAATACCTGGCAGAATTGTTCATCA encodes the following:
- a CDS encoding RpoD/SigA family RNA polymerase sigma factor, with translation MTTAVEVTKTKNSSSAASARSLSDIDLVRSYLRDIGRVPLLSHEQEITLGRQVQDLVVLENLETELESDLGEKPDINFFADKAGISPIQLKKKLKSGRRAKERMVAANLRLVVSVAKKYTKRNMELLDLIQEGTIGLVRGVEKFDPTRGYKFSTYAYWWIRQGITRAIAEKSRSIRLPIHITEMLNKLKKGQRELSQELSRTPTLKELSEYVELPESDVKDLMSRAGQPVSLETKIGDGEDTILLDLLSNEIDMPSEQIESDCMKGDLETLLEQLPELQNRVLRMRYGIDGDDPMSLTGIGRVLGISRDRVRNLERDGLRGLRKTGESVEAYMAS
- the cysE gene encoding serine O-acetyltransferase — encoded protein: MFRSIRSDFSIIKERDPAAKGFLEIILCYPGFQALIIHRISHQLWKSKLPLIPRVLSHISRIFTGVEIHPGAKIGRGVFIDHGMGVVIGETSEIGSRCLLYQGVTLGGTGKESGKRHPTLEDNVVIGAGAKVLGAIHVGTNTRIGAGSVVVKNVEANSTVVGIPGRIVHQSGVKINPLAHSALPDTEANVIRNLMERIDQLEAEILSLRNSAKNKLKNSELINSEIRPSQSLKDKEIIEFLGEENNIEELN
- the mgtE gene encoding magnesium transporter, producing MNEEIGVSRETQALANCSLVADAVAQQLEAMLSAGNYDGVKLLLSPVQPVDIAQAIGTLPMILQALAFRLLNKNEAIEVYEYLDPLVQQNLLDRLRSNEVLDLVEEMSPDDRVRLFDELPAKVVRRLLAELSPEERRVTAQLLGYESETAGRLMTTEFIDLKEFLSVSQALKLVRQRATFSETIYSLYVTDKERHLTGILSLRDLVVADPESLIGEVMTREVVNVRTDTDQEEVARAIQRYDFLALPVVDLEKRLVGIVTVDDVIDVIEQEATRDIYAAGAVQAGDEDDYFQSNLFVVARRRIVWLAVLVLANGLTTQVIAMNDEVLKQVVLLTAFIPLLIGAGGNVGAQSSTVVIRGLSTQRIQRLGLFRAIAKETLAGALLGVLMAVFVVPFAWWQGQGPLVATAVGISLIAITTLAATAGASLPLLFDRMGLDPALMSAPFITTATDVAGVLIYLKTASWLLGRLG
- the miaA gene encoding tRNA (adenosine(37)-N6)-dimethylallyltransferase MiaA; translation: MQPNKPLVVALMGPTASGKTELAIDIAKKINSNIHNIDSRQIYIDMDIGTAKPTAVQQSQVNHFLIDVCLPSKPINLHDFQSIAQTSIERDLEEKGITLLVGGSGLYLQALIGGLNPPAVPPQKFLRDQLNKIDKTERHKLLKLCDPFSGQRIHPEDSIRVIRALEVFYATGKMFSKERNMRPLPWRVLELGLNPENLISRIQRRTEEMYKKGLIEETRDLINKYGNNLELLKTIGYGEVRSMINGKINYEEALEITIKRTCQLAKRQKTWFRNKHNSKWLNDENALPEALTSIYEFLG
- a CDS encoding glutathione peroxidase, coding for MSVNISKVEVFSFNNQKITFDHYKGNVLLIVNVASKCGFTKQYKALQHLQDKYESKGFKVLGFPCNDFGNQEPGQLEEIKDFCSTTYGVNFQLFQKVHARGKTTEPFTTLNQLSPAGDVEWNFEKFLINSKGDAVERFKSSIEPDSLEITQAIEKLLD
- the infC gene encoding translation initiation factor IF-3; translated protein: MPPRPRFDRRAPERELPNINERISYSNLRVVDSDGTQLGVISRDEALEVAKERELDLVLVSEKATPPVCRIMNYGKFKFEQEKKAKEAKKKSHQTEVKEVKMRYKIDQHDYQVRISQATRFLKSGDKVKCTVIFRGREIQHTALAETLLKRMAKDLEEKAEVQQSPKREGRNMIMFLTPRKTPLLKKETETTEPKKAMRKIN
- a CDS encoding alpha/beta fold hydrolase, with protein sequence MKQFWNWKNYQIAWQVEDKDKNSKIAIVLIHGFGACKDHWRFNQKNISSIAPCYALDLIGFGDSSQPNSQISYEKKTSQNFNYCFDNWSQLVYDFCNEIVKKPVLLIGNSIGGVIALNTSKKLSRKCLGVILIDCAQRTMDDKRLAEQSLLMRFFRPVIKTFVRQRLLSSNIFKNAANPTFIEKILKVAYPSGNNVDEELIDLLFQPTQRKGAPEAFRGFINLFDDYLAPDLLKKLDNPVHLIWGEKDPWEPVKEAQKWFETFECIKSLDVIPEAGHCPHDEKPEKVNPILTRIIQDAI
- a CDS encoding CrcB family protein, which gives rise to MSDIFLVSIGAILGANIRFKIHNKLVKLNFSKYYLILIINTFSSFCVGLFLALLEQFRTFTYYHQLVLFFSIGFFGSLSTFSSFIYDLFDLCLQLEFFRALKLFIISASIGIIAVAFGFFLGNQ
- a CDS encoding GntR family transcriptional regulator is translated as MRFHIQQESEIPASSQLYNQICFAIAARHYPPGHRLPSTRQLAMQTGLHRNTISKVYRQLETDGVVEAIAGSGIYARDQQKQKDLRTNSQSIRKKGIKDIDHEVRQSIDELLNAGCTLQQTRELFTREIDWRLRCGARLLVSTPREDIGASLLIAEELAPHLEVPVEVVPMEELESVLESSSKGTVVTSRYFLQPIEEVAKRHQVRAIAVDLSDFQKELTILKKLRSGSCVGIVSISPGILRAAEVILHSMRGNEILLMTANPDVGSRLIALLRAANHVICDSPSLPLVEHTLRQNRSQLMRLPQVHCAQKYLSVSTIEELRKEIGVVD
- the gyrB gene encoding DNA topoisomerase (ATP-hydrolyzing) subunit B, whose protein sequence is MSKDSKVQEAYGAEQIQVLEGLEPVRKRPGMYIGSTGSKGLHHLVYEVVDNAVDEALAGHCDQITILLCEDGSASVSDNGRGIPTDLHPRTGKSALETVLTVLHAGGKFGSGGYKVSGGLHGVGISVVNALSEWVEVTVRRQQQVHFQRFERGASIGSLKSENLSKSDANLTGTTVCFKPDDQIFTDGISFEYGILSSRLRELAYLNGGVRIVFRDERKQSSDSSQTPHEEVYFYEGGIKEYVEYMTKAKDSLHPDIIYVNSEKDGVQVEAAMQWCVDAYSDSILGFANNIRTIDGGTHIEGLKTVLTRTLNSFAKKRGKRKDGDSNLAGENIREGLTAVLSVKVPDPEFEGQTKTKLGNTEVRGIVDSLVGTSLSQYLEFNPNVIDLILEKAIQAFNAAEAARRARELVRRKSVLESSTLPGKLADCSSRDPSESEIYIVEGDSAGGSAKQGRDRKFQAILPLRGKILNIEKTDDAKMYRNTEIQSLITALGLGIKGEDFEVKNLRYHRVVIMTDADVDGAHIRTLLLTFFYRYQKDLVEGGYIYIACPPLYKVTRGKNHKYCYNESDMQKTLASFGEKANYTIQRFKGLGEMMPKQLWETTMDPTTRMMKRVEIEDALEADRIFTILMGDKVAPRREFIETHSVDLDLATLDI
- a CDS encoding CrcB family protein → MKNNTFFLVSVGAILGAVFRWQIDEIFIVNLIGCFLLGFFNSLDILKRYKLTLCVGLCGSMTTFSGWSFYLYKLLNQGLYQLFLLDSISIVLLGVLAIGLGHIFAKKLNA